CTTCCCCCTCCTGAATCACAGGAATCGAAACGCCTACAACTCTGGTTTCGCCTCCCGTAATCTTTCTGGTTTGAGTCAAAGAAAGAGTCAGAGCAAACGGAGCCCCCATCATTGCCTGTACGAAATCGCGTCGGTTCCACTGCACAGTTCTGGTCCCTTTCAAGCAAAGCCTTGAAGAAAAATCAGAGCGGGCACACTCTGATCTGCGTAGACACCATCATACCATCGACGGAAAAAGAAATACAATGTTTTGTAGGACTAGTGTGTCAATGAAATTGATTTCCGAAGTTCATTTACTGGTAGGTGATACCAATTTCTATGCTCGCACTATTGTACAAAGTTCAATTTCGAGATCATCCAGTTCCACATGAACTGACCAGTCATCTGCTCGAAACCCCTTTACTGGAGGATCACACCGCTTAAGTTCATCAAGCCAATCGCGAGATTCTACATGAGCATCTTTAAGATTTACTCCTGTGAGATCGGCACCACTGAATATCGTTCCTCTTAAATCGGCGTTTTCGAGGTTGGCGTCCGTCAAATCAGCGTTAGTTAACTTTGTATTTCTCATTTTGGCACCGCAACAATTAGAACCCCATAAATTTGCTGCTTCTAAATTCGCACTGCCTAACAAAGTGCCGCTCAAATTCGCATTTTTGAAAATGGCTTGATCTAATTTTGAACTATGCAATTTTGCTTTGGCTAAATCTGCATTCGTTAGATTTGCTCCCGTCAAGAAGATCCCAAACATAACTGCTTCGCTCAAATTAGCCTCCGCTAAATCAGCATATTCCAGATTGACAAATCTTAAATCTGACTTACTAATATTCGCGCCTCTTAAATTAGCCCCTTCTAAGACATTACAATTTAAACTCAACATTCGTAGATCAGCACCGCTGAGATCAGCATCATTTAAAAATAAACCTGTAAGATCCATGACGGGCATTGGGACATCGTCGGAAGTTATCTCCTCTTTCATTTTTTCATCAGAACATTGCTTTATTAGATAGACGTGCTCCGGATTAGCCATTCCTATTTATCCTCATCTATTTTTTATTAGGATAGTACTCGAATCAAACTAAAATGTCATGCACGACATGACCATGCACGTCAGTCAGACGGCGATCGATGCCGGCGGTACGAAAGGTCAACCGAGTGTGATCGATGCCCAGCAAATGGAGAATGGTCGCATGTAGATCATAGCAGTACGTCTTTCCTTCCGCCGTCTGGTAGCCCAGATCGTCACTTTTACCGTGTGTGGCTCCCGCTTTGATCCCCGCGCCGGCCAGCCAGGTGACGAAGGTTCCCCGATTGTGATCGCGGCCTTCACTCCCTTGTGCGAAGGGCGTGCGTCCGAATTCGGTCGTCCAGATCACCAGCGTATCTTTCAGCAGACCGCGGGCTTTTAAATCCCGGAACAGTGCGGCAATCGGTTGATCAGCGCTACTCGCGATCGCAGGCAACTCGGTTTTAATATTGCCGTGATTGTCCCAATTATTGACGGCCCCCTGGGGACCGCTCCAGACCTGCACGAACCGCGTTCCCCGTTCCAGCAGCCGCCGCGCCAGTAGCGCACGTCTGCCAAAATCTTCCGTCACCTTCTGATCCAGACCATAGGCGGCGTGCGTCTCTTTCGTCTCACGAGACAAATCAAAGGCTTCCGGGGCACTCAACTGCATTTTCGCCGCCAGTTCACCGGCGGCAATGCGGGCTTCAAGTCGCGAATCATCGGACCGCGGCTCTGCATGTTTTCGATTCAACTGTTGCAGCAGTGCGAACGTATCTTTGTCGGCCTTGCCACTGGCAAACGCATACTGCGGATCGGCAAACAGATTCGGGATCGGCGTTTTGCTTGTCGCGTTGACCAGCGTTCCCTGATGTTTGGCCGGCAGAAACCCACAGCTGAAGTTTCCTTTCTGATTATAAGGCAGCCCCCGCGTGTCCGGCAGCACGACGAATGTGGGCAGATTGTCCGCCAGATTCCCCAAAGCGTAAGAAATCCAGGCCCCCAGGCAGGGAAAACCGGGCAACATAAACCCGGTATTCATCATGTAACTCGCCGGGCCATGCACATTGGTCTTGGTCGTCATCGCCATCAGGAACGCCAGTTCGTCAACGATCTGCGCCTGATGCGGAAATACCGAACTGACCCAGCGACCCGTTTCGCCATATTGCTTGAATTCAAAGGGACTCTTCATCACCGCACCAGCGGCGGCAGTGAAGCCTTCTGGCTTTTCTTTCGGTCCCAGTTTCTGACCATGCAGTCGCACCAGTTCCGGCTTGTAGTCGAACGTATCCATCGGGCTGGCGCCGCCATTCATAAACAACTGAATGACCCGCTTCGCTTTCGCACGATGATGCAGCCCCCCGTTCAAATCAGCAGACGGCGCTGCATTCGATGCTTGCCCTAACCAACAGGCCAGCGCGGCAGCGCCAAAACTGCCTCCCGAACGAGTCAGCAATTCACGTCTTGAAATGGGAAGATTCATGTTCCGTGTCCTCGCCGTTACTCAACAAAAAGAAATTCATTGCTGTT
This window of the Gimesia fumaroli genome carries:
- a CDS encoding pentapeptide repeat-containing protein, encoding MANPEHVYLIKQCSDEKMKEEITSDDVPMPVMDLTGLFLNDADLSGADLRMLSLNCNVLEGANLRGANISKSDLRFVNLEYADLAEANLSEAVMFGIFLTGANLTNADLAKAKLHSSKLDQAIFKNANLSGTLLGSANLEAANLWGSNCCGAKMRNTKLTNADLTDANLENADLRGTIFSGADLTGVNLKDAHVESRDWLDELKRCDPPVKGFRADDWSVHVELDDLEIELCTIVRA
- a CDS encoding DUF1501 domain-containing protein; the protein is MNLPISRRELLTRSGGSFGAAALACWLGQASNAAPSADLNGGLHHRAKAKRVIQLFMNGGASPMDTFDYKPELVRLHGQKLGPKEKPEGFTAAAGAVMKSPFEFKQYGETGRWVSSVFPHQAQIVDELAFLMAMTTKTNVHGPASYMMNTGFMLPGFPCLGAWISYALGNLADNLPTFVVLPDTRGLPYNQKGNFSCGFLPAKHQGTLVNATSKTPIPNLFADPQYAFASGKADKDTFALLQQLNRKHAEPRSDDSRLEARIAAGELAAKMQLSAPEAFDLSRETKETHAAYGLDQKVTEDFGRRALLARRLLERGTRFVQVWSGPQGAVNNWDNHGNIKTELPAIASSADQPIAALFRDLKARGLLKDTLVIWTTEFGRTPFAQGSEGRDHNRGTFVTWLAGAGIKAGATHGKSDDLGYQTAEGKTYCYDLHATILHLLGIDHTRLTFRTAGIDRRLTDVHGHVVHDILV